A section of the Delphinus delphis chromosome 1, mDelDel1.2, whole genome shotgun sequence genome encodes:
- the TMEM125 gene encoding transmembrane protein 125, with translation MSEGEARAPPGRGLPPDVLAEQVELWWSQQPRRSALCFAVAVGLVAGCGAGGVALLSSTSSRSGEWRLAVGTVLCLLALLVLVKQLMSSAVQDMNCIRQPRHVALLRSGGGADALVVLLSGLVLLATGLTLAGLAAAPAPARPLAAMLFVGVTLAASGALLLLGLLLYQVAVSGHCPPTRAAAPSARSDHSGNGSVFSISGRLSAGQHRETTSSIASLI, from the coding sequence ATGTCTGAGGGAGAGGCTCGGGCCCCGCCGGGCCGGGGGCTGCCGCCGGATGTGCTGGCGGAGCAGGTGGAGCTGTGGTGGTCCCAGCAGCCGCGGCGCTCAGCGCTCTGCTTCGCCGTGGCTGTGGGCCTCGTGGCGGGCTGTGGGGCGGGTGGCGTGGCCCTGCTGTCCTCCACCAGCAGCCGCTCGGGCGAGTGGCGTCTGGCGGTGGGCACAGTGCTCTGCCTGCTGGCCCTGCTGGTCCTGGTTAAGCAGCTGATGAGCTCGGCCGTGCAGGACATGAACTGCATCCGCCAGCCCCGCCACGTGGCTCTGCTCCGCAGCGGCGGCGGGGCCGACGCCCTGGTGGTGCTGCTCAGCGGCCTGGTGCTGCTGGCCACCGGCTTGACGCTGGCGGGGCTGGCCgccgcccctgcccccgcccggcCGCTGGCCGCCATGCTGTTCGTGGGCGTCACCCTGGCTGCCTCAGGTGCGCTCTTGCTGCTGGGCCTGCTGCTGTATCAGGTGGCCGTGAGCGGACACTGTCCCCCTACCCGTGCGGCCGCCCCCTCCGCCCGCAGTGACCACAGTGGGAATGGCAGCGTCTTCAGCATCTCAGGACGGTTGTCCGCTGGCCAGCATCGTGAGACCACGTCCAGCATCGCCAGCCTCATCTGA